One stretch of Ostrinia nubilalis chromosome 11, ilOstNubi1.1, whole genome shotgun sequence DNA includes these proteins:
- the LOC135076335 gene encoding cytochrome c oxidase assembly protein COX15 homolog — MLSISQLCRCAQPLRAMQSKLVVSATRNGFNSSKMITRQLCTPMKNGNSNKIGFRIKELLKSNQIAVRLCASAPKPQMAKVVGYWLLGCSGMVFTAVVLGGVTRLTESGLSMVTWKLLGEKLPTTEEEWQREFEKYQQFPEFKYKNQNITLNEFKWIWWMEYAHRTWGRAIGACMFLPAAFFWARGYLDKAMKIRVGVYCALVAAQGLMGWYMVKSGLEDRFQGPSDVPRVSQYRLAAHLSLAFVLYSGLLAGALRVLRPFPAGGVVQKLKGLKGMTALAHTVKAMAFFTAVSGAFVAGLDAGLVYNSFPKMGDDWLPPDIMSFQPPVRNFTENPTTVQFDHRVLGTCTLIAATCCWLMARRAPLSPAARRVATAVGAMAWLQVSLGIATLLTYVPTPLAASHQSGSLLLLTLAIWLTHEIKLLKYIPK, encoded by the exons ATGTTGAGTATCTCTCAACTTTGTCGCTGCGCTCAGCCACTAAGGGCAATGCAGAGCAAGCTGGTAGTATCTGCGACTAGAAATGGCTTCAACTCCAGCAAAATGATCACCAGACAGCTGTGCACGCCAATGAAAAATGGAAACAGTAACAAAATCGGTTTTAGA ATAAAAGAGTTGTTGAAGTCGAACCAAATCGCTGTCCGCCTGTGTGCCAGCGCTCCCAAGCCACAGATGGCCAAGGTGGTCGGCTACTGGCTGCTGGGCTGCAGCGGAATGGTGTTCACAGCGGTCGTGCTAG GAGGAGTAACACGACTGACCGAGTCTGGGCTGTCGATGGTGACGTGGAAACTCTTGGGCGAAAAGCTGCCGACAACAGAAGAGGAATGGCAGCGCGAATTCGAGAAGTACCAGCAGTTTCCAGAGTTCAAATA CAAGAATCAGAACATAACACTCAACGAGTTCAAATGGATCTGGTGGATGGAATACGCACACCGCACGTGGGGCCGCGCTATAGGCGCCTGTATGTTCCTGCCCGCCGCCTTCTTCTGGGCGCGCGGGTACCTAGACAAGGCAATGAAGATCAGGGTGGGGGTGTACTGTGCCCTGGTGGCTGCACAG GGCCTAATGGGCTGGTACATGGTAAAGTCGGGCCTAGAAGACCGCTTCCAAGGCCCCTCGGACGTGCCGCGGGTGTCTCAGTACCGACTCGCGGCGCATCTGTCGCTGGCCTTCGTGTTATACTCGGGGCTGCTGGCTGGAGCCCTGCGGGTGCTCCGCCCCTTTCCAGCTGGCGGGGTGGTGCAGAAACTCAAGGGGTTAAAGGGCATGACGGCGTTAGCGCATACCGTGAAGGCTATGGCTTTCTTTACCGCCGTTTCTG GTGCATTCGTGGCCGGCCTAGACGCAGGTCTAGTCTACAACTCATTTCCAAAAATGGGCGACGACTGGTTACCTCCAGACATCATGTCCTTCCAGCCACCCGTGAGAAACTTCACCGAGAATCCTACCACCGTGCAGTTTGACCACCGAGTGTTGGGAACTTGTACCCTTATAGCGGCGACTTGTTGCTGGTTGATGGCTAGGAGGGCGCCGCTGTCGCCTGCTGCGAGGAGAGTGGCTACCGCTGTGGGCGCTATGGCGTGGCTTCAG GTGTCGCTGGGCATCGCAACGCTTCTGACCTACGTGCCCACACCACTCGCCGCGTCGCACCAGTCGGGCTCGCTGCTGCTGCTAACACTGGCCATCTGGCTCACGCACGAGATCAAGCTGCTCAAATACATCCCAAAGTGA